GCACCTACGAAATATCAATAGAAGAAGTAGTCAGCACAGGCCCCAACAGATTAATTGTGTTTGAAGGAGCCGAAGAACGGGTAAATCAGTTAACAGTAGGTGTCCTAGAACGTCTAGGTATTGGTAAAGCACCTTGGGAACGGGACGCAGACGAAGAATATTATGCTGCACCCCGCGCCGTTGCACCTTCAAATCAGCTACCTAGTGGTGTACCCTTACAACCACCCAAGCCCAAAGTCCGCACCCCCGAACCCGTAGCTGAGGAAGAATGGACTGAGGACTACATCGAAGAAGAAAGACCACAGCGTCAAGTCATGAAAGCGCGTCAATACGAGTCTATTCAATACGAAGAAGACGAGGAAGATAACTGGAGCGAAGCCACAGGTAAAGACAGATATCAAAAATCTCCCGCCCCATCCTACAGCGAGCCTTACACCGAAGATTATGATGATTATGATGATGATATAGAAAGTGATGCTTGGGATGATGCACCACCACAACCAGTAAATATCCCTAAAAAAGTCAAAGAAAGACAGCCAGAATATGAAGAAGAAGGATATTAATAACTGCTAATTGGTAATTGGTAATTGGCCCTCATCTTATTTGTAAGAGAGGGTTAATTTCATTTCAATTTTTTTGTAGGATGGGCATCTTGCCCGTCCTGATATTTGGGCGGGCAGGATGCCCACCCCACAAGATGTATGATTTATGCTCCTTTGGCGATGCCAAAAGATTCGCCTTTGAAAGTAATGCCAAATGGTTCAACCACAACTTCGCGGGTGGGGGATGCTTCAACTCTACCAGCGATCGCAGCTGTTAATCCCTGTTCTTTGGCTAACTGCACAATCCTCTCACCATCCTGCTCTGTCTCTGTATAAAATGCAAACCCTGCACCATAGTTAAATACAGAAAGCATCATTTCTTTCCCTCCTTCCAGATGGCTTTCCACAAACTGAAAGATTTCTGGAACTGGTAACAATTTTTCAATTACATACCGTAATGGTTTAGCAGACCGCATCAATTTCTGCCATCCATGACCAGTAATATTTTCCATCGCCGTGGGACGGATACCCTCACGCAATACTGCTTGCACAAGGGGCGTGTACAGGTGCGAGGCAGCATTCATCGCTTCCCATAACTCCTGTCCACTGGGTAGCTTTGTTCTGTAGCCGTCAGGTAGGGACTCGGCTAATTTCCGCACGGGGGTAAAGCCGTTTTCATGCAGTCCGGTACTTTCTACCAAAACGATCGCATTACCTTCAGCCAACCTTGTACCATCAATAGGAGGCACACCAGGAGGCATGACACCAAATACAGAACCCGCAATATCTAGCCTTCCGGGAATCATTTTAGTTTTGAGTTGTGGCGTTTCTCCAGAAATGTAAACGCAGCCTATACGTCTACATCCTTCAACCACGCCATCAAGAAACCCATCAAGAAAGGCAGGGGTAAATACGGTTTCTGGCGTACTTGAGGGTAAATACAACCCTAAAAGTACAGTTTGCATCCCCGAAGATGCAGCATCGTTTGTCAAACAAGAGAGAATTTTGATACCGATGTTCCACCAAAACCGCCGCAGTTCTTCTTCGGTAAGGTCAT
Above is a genomic segment from Nostoc sp. MS1 containing:
- a CDS encoding PRC-barrel domain-containing protein, with product MTSEQIIRRSDILNTQVITRDNGKRLGIVSQIWVDIDQREVVALGLRDSLISISGLPRYMYLSSIHQYGDVILVDNEDVIEDIEVEALSNLMNWEVITETGEVLGRVRGFRFEAETGKLTNIVIASLGLPQIPDQFLSTYEISIEEVVSTGPNRLIVFEGAEERVNQLTVGVLERLGIGKAPWERDADEEYYAAPRAVAPSNQLPSGVPLQPPKPKVRTPEPVAEEEWTEDYIEEERPQRQVMKARQYESIQYEEDEEDNWSEATGKDRYQKSPAPSYSEPYTEDYDDYDDDIESDAWDDAPPQPVNIPKKVKERQPEYEEEGY
- a CDS encoding AIR synthase related protein, whose product is MTQAVDQVDYNTLDAAKRRFIEAAKRTLQFAPAYGGVPAAGLGGSANAFSFNLAPYLHTGNPELFVSLVPEGLGTADDARPDDLTEEELRRFWWNIGIKILSCLTNDAASSGMQTVLLGLYLPSSTPETVFTPAFLDGFLDGVVEGCRRIGCVYISGETPQLKTKMIPGRLDIAGSVFGVMPPGVPPIDGTRLAEGNAIVLVESTGLHENGFTPVRKLAESLPDGYRTKLPSGQELWEAMNAASHLYTPLVQAVLREGIRPTAMENITGHGWQKLMRSAKPLRYVIEKLLPVPEIFQFVESHLEGGKEMMLSVFNYGAGFAFYTETEQDGERIVQLAKEQGLTAAIAGRVEASPTREVVVEPFGITFKGESFGIAKGA